From one Streptomyces sp. NBC_01478 genomic stretch:
- a CDS encoding RNA-guided endonuclease InsQ/TnpB family protein: protein MVATQEAARSGHARFTYRLRVSSTARGALLAEWGRCRWVWNECVARSKRAYRDGEMCGPALLDKMLTETRAITPWLAGGASVPQQQVIRDFGTSRAKALKDIRERLSVTRRAGMPGYKKKHESRPSLNYTRRGFRLKDGRLHLAGGIVLTVVWSRQLPAGPSSVRVYQDSVGDWYASFVVPAEVAPLPGTGRVIGVDWGVRETATTTSDAHDLPHAGHGRKGQAKLSRYDRMAARRKPKKGHAASKGYREAKRWRAKTYQKIARQRQDTARKWAKKVVRDHDAIAVEDFRPKFLAKTSMARKAADAAIGATKRALIEMGRKHARDVRLVHPAHTTMDCGRCGARTKHALPVSERTYTCTACGAVSPRDRNSARVMLVRAGLNPAGAEGAGPPGALLQKAA, encoded by the coding sequence ATGGTCGCAACGCAGGAGGCTGCTCGGAGCGGCCATGCCCGGTTCACGTACCGGCTGCGGGTCTCGTCCACTGCCAGAGGGGCGCTGCTGGCCGAGTGGGGGCGTTGCCGGTGGGTGTGGAACGAGTGTGTCGCTCGTTCCAAGAGGGCCTATCGGGATGGGGAGATGTGCGGTCCGGCTCTCCTGGACAAGATGTTGACCGAGACTCGCGCGATCACGCCGTGGCTGGCCGGGGGCGCGTCCGTCCCGCAGCAGCAAGTGATCCGCGACTTCGGCACGTCACGTGCGAAGGCCCTGAAGGACATCAGGGAACGTCTGTCGGTGACGCGCCGGGCGGGAATGCCCGGCTACAAGAAGAAGCACGAGAGCCGTCCGAGTCTGAACTACACGCGGCGCGGTTTCCGCTTGAAGGACGGGCGGCTGCATCTGGCGGGTGGGATCGTCCTGACCGTGGTGTGGTCGCGCCAACTGCCCGCCGGGCCCTCGTCGGTGCGCGTGTACCAGGACAGTGTCGGCGACTGGTACGCCTCCTTCGTCGTCCCCGCCGAGGTCGCGCCGCTGCCCGGAACCGGCCGGGTGATCGGCGTCGACTGGGGCGTGCGGGAGACCGCCACCACCACGAGCGACGCCCACGACCTTCCCCATGCCGGGCACGGCAGAAAGGGTCAGGCGAAGCTGTCCCGGTACGACCGGATGGCGGCGCGCCGCAAGCCGAAGAAGGGCCACGCGGCCTCGAAGGGCTACCGCGAGGCGAAACGATGGCGGGCGAAGACCTACCAGAAGATCGCCCGGCAACGGCAGGACACCGCACGCAAGTGGGCCAAGAAGGTCGTGCGGGACCATGACGCGATCGCGGTGGAGGACTTCAGACCGAAGTTCCTCGCGAAGACGTCCATGGCACGCAAGGCGGCGGACGCCGCGATCGGGGCGACGAAGCGGGCCCTGATCGAGATGGGGCGCAAGCACGCACGGGACGTGCGCCTGGTGCATCCCGCGCACACCACCATGGACTGCGGACGGTGCGGAGCGAGAACCAAGCACGCCCTCCCGGTGTCGGAACGCACGTACACCTGCACCGCGTGCGGAGCCGTGTCCCCCAGGGACAGGAACTCCGCCCGCGTGATGCTCGTCCGGGCTGGTCTGAACCCGGCTGGTGCTGAGGGCGCAGGACCTCCTGGAGCGCTGCTCCAGAAGGCGGCCTGA
- the prfB gene encoding peptide chain release factor 2, translated as MAVVDVSEELKSLSSTMESIEAVLDLDTLRADVVVLEEQAAAPSLWDDPEAAQKVTSKLSHLQAEIRKTEALRGRIDDLSVLFEMAEEEDDPDTRAEAENELTAVKKALDEMEVRTLLSGEYDSREAVVTIRAEAGGVDASDFTEKLQRMYLRWAERHGYKTELYETSYAEEAGIKSTTFVVHVPYAYGTLSVEQGTHRLVRISPFDNQGRRQTSFAGVEILPVVEQTDHMEIDESELRVDVYRSSGPGGQGVNTTDSAVRLTHLPTGIVVSCQNERSQIQNKASAMNVLQAKLLERRRQEEQARMDALKGDGGNSWGNQMRSYVLHPYQMVKDLRTEYEVGNPEAVFNGEIDGFLEAGIRWRKQQEK; from the coding sequence GTGGCAGTCGTCGATGTTTCCGAAGAGCTCAAGTCCCTCTCCTCGACCATGGAGTCGATCGAGGCCGTCCTGGACCTGGACACGCTGAGGGCAGATGTCGTCGTCCTCGAGGAGCAGGCGGCAGCGCCCTCCCTGTGGGACGACCCGGAGGCGGCGCAGAAGGTCACCAGCAAGCTGAGCCACCTCCAGGCCGAGATCCGCAAGACCGAGGCCCTTCGCGGCCGGATCGACGACCTCTCGGTCCTCTTCGAGATGGCCGAGGAGGAGGACGACCCGGACACCCGCGCCGAGGCGGAGAACGAGCTGACCGCCGTCAAGAAGGCGCTGGACGAGATGGAGGTCCGTACCCTCCTCTCCGGCGAGTACGACTCCCGCGAGGCCGTCGTCACCATCCGCGCCGAGGCCGGCGGCGTCGACGCCTCCGACTTCACCGAGAAGCTCCAGCGCATGTACCTGCGCTGGGCCGAGCGCCACGGCTACAAGACGGAGCTCTACGAGACGTCGTACGCCGAAGAGGCCGGCATCAAGTCGACCACCTTCGTCGTCCACGTGCCGTACGCCTACGGCACGCTCTCCGTCGAGCAGGGCACCCACCGGCTGGTGCGGATCTCGCCCTTCGACAACCAGGGGCGCCGCCAGACCTCCTTCGCCGGTGTCGAGATCCTGCCGGTCGTCGAGCAGACCGACCACATGGAGATCGACGAGTCCGAGCTGCGCGTCGACGTGTACCGGTCGTCGGGCCCCGGCGGCCAGGGCGTCAACACCACCGACTCCGCGGTCCGCCTGACCCACCTCCCCACCGGCATCGTCGTCTCCTGCCAGAACGAGCGCTCGCAGATCCAGAACAAGGCCAGCGCGATGAACGTGCTCCAGGCCAAGCTGCTGGAGCGCCGCCGCCAGGAGGAGCAGGCCCGGATGGACGCCCTCAAGGGCGACGGCGGCAACTCCTGGGGAAACCAGATGCGTTCGTACGTCCTGCACCCGTACCAGATGGTCAAGGACCTGCGCACGGAGTACGAAGTGGGCAACCCCGAGGCCGTGTTCAACGGCGAGATCGACGGCTTCCTGGAGGCCGGAATTCGCTGGCGCAAGCAGCAGGAGAAGTAA
- the smpB gene encoding SsrA-binding protein SmpB produces the protein MYVPKESQPKQGGGAAGGKARDGEKGGKRKIVAQNKKARHDYAIIDTYEAGLVLSGTEVKSLREGRTSLTDGFVQIDGGEAWLHNAHIPEYHQGTWTNHSVRRKRKLLLHREEIDKLEAKTQETGHTIVPLALYFSNGRAKAEIALARGKKEYDKRQTLREKQDRRESDRAIAAAKRKQRGE, from the coding sequence ATGTACGTACCCAAGGAGTCCCAGCCCAAGCAGGGCGGTGGGGCCGCCGGTGGCAAGGCCAGGGACGGCGAGAAGGGTGGCAAGCGCAAGATCGTCGCCCAGAACAAGAAGGCCCGGCACGACTACGCGATCATCGACACCTACGAGGCCGGGCTCGTCCTCTCCGGTACCGAGGTCAAGTCGCTGCGTGAGGGCCGGACCTCGCTGACCGACGGCTTCGTCCAGATCGACGGGGGCGAGGCGTGGCTGCACAACGCCCACATCCCCGAGTACCACCAGGGCACCTGGACCAACCACTCCGTGCGCCGTAAGCGCAAGCTGCTGCTGCACCGCGAGGAGATCGACAAGCTGGAGGCCAAGACCCAGGAGACGGGTCACACGATCGTGCCCCTTGCCCTGTACTTCAGCAACGGCCGGGCCAAGGCGGAGATCGCCCTCGCCCGAGGCAAGAAGGAGTACGACAAGCGGCAGACCCTGCGCGAGAAGCAGGACCGCCGTGAGTCGGACCGCGCGATCGCGGCGGCGAAGCGGAAGCAGCGCGGCGAGTAG
- a CDS encoding serine/threonine-protein kinase: MARKIGSRYTANQILGRGSAGTVWLGEGPDGPVAVKLLREDLASDQELVGRFVQERTALLGLEHPNIVSVRDLVVDGNDLALVMDLVRGTDLRTRLDRERRLSPEAAVAIVADIADGLAAAHAAGVVHRDVKPENVLLDMQGPLGPGGAHPALLTDFGVAKLIDSPRRTRATKIIGTPDYLAPEIVEGLPPRAAVDIYALATVLYELLAGFTPFGGGHPGAVLRRHVTETVVPLPGIPDELWQLMVQCLAKAPASRLRASELAARLREQLPLLAGMPPLDVDEPDTEPEEAEQEETPVAAPARSERVRRGAVPLVPGAKPADSNRDTHTSMRVPAPDELAGGPRGTARAPRPAGAPRPGSARHRAATRRRRLTLAAAGVVLVAAVGVGTWAATSGDDSGTNAPDTKNSAPASP; this comes from the coding sequence TTGGCACGGAAGATCGGCAGCCGGTACACCGCCAACCAGATCCTGGGGCGGGGCAGCGCCGGCACGGTGTGGCTGGGTGAGGGGCCCGACGGGCCCGTCGCCGTCAAGCTGCTGCGCGAGGACCTCGCGTCCGACCAGGAACTCGTCGGCCGCTTCGTGCAGGAGCGCACCGCCCTGCTCGGCCTGGAGCACCCGAACATCGTGTCCGTACGGGACCTGGTCGTCGACGGCAACGACCTCGCCCTCGTCATGGACCTGGTCCGCGGCACCGACCTGCGCACCCGCCTCGACCGGGAACGCAGGCTCTCCCCCGAGGCGGCGGTCGCGATCGTCGCCGACATCGCGGACGGACTCGCGGCGGCCCACGCGGCCGGCGTCGTCCACCGGGACGTCAAGCCGGAGAACGTGCTCCTCGACATGCAGGGCCCGCTCGGCCCCGGCGGCGCGCACCCCGCGCTGCTGACGGACTTCGGGGTCGCCAAACTCATCGACTCCCCGCGCCGCACCCGCGCCACGAAGATCATCGGCACGCCGGACTACCTCGCCCCCGAGATCGTCGAGGGCCTGCCCCCGCGCGCGGCCGTCGACATCTACGCCCTGGCGACCGTCCTGTACGAACTCCTCGCCGGATTCACCCCGTTCGGCGGCGGCCACCCCGGTGCGGTGCTGCGACGCCATGTCACCGAGACCGTCGTACCGCTGCCCGGGATCCCCGACGAACTGTGGCAGCTCATGGTGCAGTGCCTGGCGAAGGCCCCGGCCTCCCGGCTGCGCGCCTCCGAACTCGCCGCCCGGCTGCGCGAACAACTGCCCCTGCTGGCCGGGATGCCCCCGCTGGACGTCGACGAGCCGGACACCGAGCCGGAGGAGGCGGAGCAGGAGGAGACCCCGGTGGCCGCGCCCGCGCGCAGCGAGCGGGTACGACGGGGCGCCGTACCGCTGGTGCCGGGCGCCAAGCCCGCCGACTCCAACCGGGACACCCACACGTCGATGCGCGTGCCCGCGCCGGACGAGCTGGCGGGCGGCCCGCGCGGTACGGCACGGGCCCCGCGTCCGGCGGGCGCCCCGCGTCCCGGTTCGGCCCGGCACCGGGCGGCGACCCGGCGCAGGCGGCTGACGCTGGCGGCGGCGGGAGTGGTGCTGGTCGCGGCGGTGGGGGTCGGCACGTGGGCGGCGACGTCCGGGGACGACTCCGGCACGAACGCCCCGGACACGAAGAACTCGGCACCGGCTTCGCCGTAA
- the ftsX gene encoding permease-like cell division protein FtsX, with translation MRAQFVLSEIGVGLRRNLTMTFAVVVSVALSLALFGGSLLMSDQVTTMKGYWYDKVNVSIFLCNKSDAESDPNCAKGAVTDDQKAQIKSDLGKMSVVEKVVYESQDEAYKHYKEQFGDSPLASSLTPDQMQESYRIKLKDPEKYQVIATAFDGRDGVQSVQDQKGILDNLFGLLNGMNWAARAVMALMLVVALMLIVNTVRVSAFSRRRETGIMRLVGASGFYIQAPFIMEAAVAGLIGGTVACGFLVVARYFIIDHGLDLSHKLNLINFIGWDAVLTKLPLILATSLLMPALAAFFALRKYLKV, from the coding sequence ATGCGCGCCCAGTTCGTACTCTCCGAGATCGGTGTCGGTCTCCGCCGCAACCTGACGATGACCTTCGCGGTCGTCGTCTCCGTAGCCCTGTCCCTGGCCCTCTTCGGCGGCTCGCTCCTGATGAGCGACCAGGTGACCACGATGAAGGGCTACTGGTACGACAAGGTCAACGTCTCGATCTTCCTCTGCAACAAGAGCGACGCCGAGTCCGACCCCAACTGCGCCAAAGGCGCGGTGACCGACGACCAGAAGGCGCAGATCAAGTCCGACCTCGGCAAGATGTCGGTCGTCGAGAAGGTCGTGTACGAGTCGCAGGACGAGGCGTACAAGCACTACAAGGAGCAGTTCGGCGACTCCCCGCTGGCCAGCTCCCTCACCCCGGACCAGATGCAGGAGTCGTACCGCATCAAGCTCAAGGACCCGGAGAAGTACCAGGTCATCGCGACCGCCTTCGACGGCCGTGACGGCGTCCAGTCGGTGCAGGACCAGAAGGGCATCCTGGACAACCTCTTCGGCCTCCTGAACGGCATGAACTGGGCCGCCCGCGCGGTCATGGCCCTCATGCTGGTGGTCGCCCTGATGCTGATCGTCAACACGGTGCGCGTCTCGGCGTTCAGCCGTCGCCGTGAGACCGGCATCATGCGCCTGGTCGGCGCGTCCGGCTTCTACATCCAGGCCCCGTTCATCATGGAGGCCGCGGTCGCCGGCCTCATCGGCGGCACGGTCGCCTGCGGATTCCTGGTCGTCGCCCGGTACTTCATCATCGACCACGGCCTGGACCTGTCCCACAAGCTCAACCTGATCAACTTCATCGGCTGGGACGCCGTCCTGACGAAGCTCCCGCTCATCCTCGCGACGAGCCTGCTGATGCCCGCGCTTGCGGCGTTCTTCGCGCTGCGCAAGTACCTGAAGGTTTGA
- the ftsE gene encoding cell division ATP-binding protein FtsE: MIRFDNVSKVYPKQTRPALRDVSLEVEKGEFVFLVGSSGSGKSTFLRLVLREERCSQGQVHVLGKDLARISNWKVPQMRRQLGTVFQDFRLLPNKTVAENVAFAQEVIGKSKGEIRKSVPQVLDLVGLGGKEDRRPGELSGGEQQRVAIARAFVNRPKLLIADEPTGNLDPQTSVGIMKLLDRINRTGTTVVMATHDQNIVDQMRKRVIELEKGRLVRDQARGVYGYQH; encoded by the coding sequence GTGATCCGATTCGACAATGTCTCCAAGGTCTACCCCAAGCAGACCCGCCCCGCTCTCAGAGACGTCTCCCTGGAAGTGGAGAAGGGCGAGTTCGTGTTCCTCGTGGGGTCCTCCGGCTCCGGAAAGTCCACCTTCCTGAGGCTGGTCCTCCGCGAGGAGCGGTGCAGTCAGGGCCAGGTGCACGTGCTGGGCAAGGACCTCGCCCGCATCTCCAACTGGAAGGTGCCGCAGATGCGCCGCCAGTTGGGGACCGTCTTCCAGGACTTCCGCCTGCTGCCCAACAAGACGGTCGCCGAGAACGTGGCCTTCGCGCAGGAGGTCATCGGCAAGTCCAAGGGCGAGATCCGCAAGTCCGTGCCCCAGGTGCTCGACCTCGTCGGGCTCGGCGGCAAGGAGGACCGCAGGCCCGGTGAGCTGTCCGGTGGTGAGCAGCAGCGCGTTGCCATCGCGAGAGCCTTCGTGAACCGGCCCAAGCTCCTCATCGCGGACGAGCCCACCGGCAACCTCGACCCGCAGACCTCCGTCGGCATCATGAAGCTGCTCGACCGGATCAACCGGACGGGCACCACCGTGGTCATGGCGACGCACGACCAGAACATCGTGGACCAGATGCGCAAGCGCGTCATCGAGCTGGAGAAGGGCCGCCTCGTCCGTGACCAGGCACGTGGCGTCTACGGCTACCAGCACTGA
- a CDS encoding S41 family peptidase, whose product MSGRDLFCQPRRIRRGAALTLVFASVLVAGAATGSFDEADRSDRKTASGTARSAPVGRTEEVAKAAADAKADGKSPMEAAERAVSRSGDRWGAVYSPGEYEEFEEALDGQYTGVGLWARRERDGRIEVTKVQSGSPAAAAGVHKGDRLRTVDGENVDGQPVTEVVSLLRGDAQDAAAGTTVTLGLERGTHAWSETVRRARLSTDSVTVRRLTGAVTVIKIAAFTKGVGDLVRTAVRQAPAESAFILDLRGNSGGLVTEAVTTASAFLDGGLVATYDVDGRQRALHADAGGDTTRPLVALVDGGTMSAAEMLTGALQDRGRAVVVGSRTFGKGSVQMPSQLPDGVVAELTVGHYRTPSGHTVDGVGITPDLDVTAQGQAAVERAETVLSGLGDAS is encoded by the coding sequence ATGTCAGGCCGCGACCTGTTCTGTCAGCCCCGCCGCATCCGCCGCGGGGCCGCCCTGACATTGGTGTTCGCGAGCGTGCTGGTGGCCGGTGCGGCGACCGGATCGTTCGACGAAGCCGACCGGTCCGACCGGAAAACGGCGTCCGGTACGGCCCGTTCGGCGCCCGTCGGCCGTACCGAAGAGGTCGCGAAGGCCGCCGCCGACGCCAAGGCCGACGGCAAGTCGCCCATGGAGGCCGCCGAGCGGGCCGTCAGCCGCAGCGGGGACCGGTGGGGTGCCGTGTACTCCCCAGGGGAGTACGAGGAGTTCGAGGAGGCCCTCGACGGCCAGTACACCGGCGTCGGGCTCTGGGCCCGGCGCGAGCGGGACGGCCGGATCGAGGTGACCAAGGTGCAGTCCGGGTCGCCCGCCGCCGCCGCGGGTGTCCACAAGGGCGACCGACTGCGCACCGTCGACGGCGAGAACGTCGACGGGCAGCCCGTCACCGAGGTCGTCTCCTTACTGCGCGGTGACGCCCAGGACGCCGCCGCCGGCACCACCGTCACCCTCGGCCTGGAGCGCGGCACGCACGCGTGGAGCGAGACCGTACGACGCGCCCGCCTCTCCACCGACTCCGTGACGGTCCGCCGACTGACCGGTGCGGTCACCGTCATCAAGATCGCCGCGTTCACCAAGGGCGTAGGCGACCTCGTCCGCACCGCCGTACGGCAGGCCCCGGCCGAGTCCGCGTTCATCCTCGACCTGCGCGGCAACTCCGGCGGCCTGGTCACCGAGGCCGTCACCACCGCCTCCGCCTTCCTCGACGGCGGCCTCGTCGCCACCTACGACGTCGACGGCCGGCAGCGCGCCCTGCACGCGGACGCCGGCGGCGACACCACCAGACCCCTGGTCGCACTCGTCGACGGCGGCACGATGAGCGCGGCCGAGATGCTCACCGGCGCCCTCCAGGACCGCGGCCGCGCGGTCGTCGTGGGCTCCAGGACCTTCGGCAAGGGCTCGGTCCAGATGCCGAGCCAACTGCCCGACGGCGTCGTCGCCGAACTGACCGTCGGCCACTACCGCACCCCCTCCGGCCACACCGTCGACGGCGTGGGCATCACCCCCGACCTCGACGTCACCGCACAGGGACAGGCCGCCGTGGAGCGGGCCGAGACGGTACTGAGCGGGCTCGGAGACGCTTCCTGA